A window of the Drosophila simulans strain w501 chromosome 2L, Prin_Dsim_3.1, whole genome shotgun sequence genome harbors these coding sequences:
- the LOC6733026 gene encoding estradiol 17-beta-dehydrogenase 11 isoform X2 — MYAHMYLQDLYYIAFGYPEKELNTDIALITGGGNGLGRLLAERLGKMGTKVVIWDINKKGIAETVQIVEEAGGYCKGYVVDISKKEEVYKAADVIRDEVGDITLLINNAGVVSGLHLLDTPDHLIERSFNVNVMAHFWTTKAFLPKMIENDRGHIATIASLAGHVGISKLVDYCASKFAAVGFDEALRLELEVLGHTNIRTTCICPFFIQATGMFDDVNARWVPTLNPNDVADRVIAAIRKNEKLAVIPGFLKVLLSFKWTFPWGCVGGLLKRLVPDASPHGLPSSIAVPAVPLNSSSKSTAADIAALDAELSSVTLPAKPPSMLIQRTPSLGERVL, encoded by the exons atgtacgcGCATATGTATTTGCAG GATCTTTACTACATTGCCTTCGGCTATCCCGAAAAGGAGCTCAACACAGACATTGCACTGATCACAGGTGGTGGCAACGGACTTGGTCGCCTTCTGGCTGAGAGACTGGGAAAAATGGGAACCAAGGTCGTTATCTGGGACATCAACAAGAAGG GCATTGCGGAAACCGTCCAAATTGTCGAAGAGGCGGGTGGCTATTGCAAGGGCTATGTGGTGGATATATCCAAAAAGGAGGAGGTCTACAAGGCAGCCGATGTCATCAGAGACGAAGTCGGTGAT ATCACTCTGCTGATCAACAATGCGGGCGTTGTATCTGGGCTGCACCTTTTGGATACACCTGACCATCTGATCGAGCGATCGTTCAATGTGAATGTCATGGCACACTTTTGG ACGACAAAAGCGTTTCTGCCCAAAATGATTGAGAATGATCGAGGACATATTGCCACGATCGCCTCGCTGGCCGGCCATGTGGGCATTAGCAAATTGGTCGATTACTGTGCGAGTAAATTCGCAGCG GTTGGCTTTGATGAGGCTTTGAGGCTGGAGCTGGAAGTCCTTGGACATACGAACATCCGAACCACCTGCATCTGCCCCTTCTTCATCCAGGCCACTGGCATGTTCGACGACGTGAATGCCAG ATGGGTACCCACACTGAATCCCAACGATGTGGCCGATCGTGTCATTGCGGCCATCAGGAAGAACGAGAAACTGGCCGTCATTCCCGGTTTCCTGAAGGTCCTCCTCTCCTTCAAGTG GACCTTCCCCTGGGGCTGCGTGGGTGGCTTGCTGAAGCGACTGGTGCCCGACGCCTCCCCCCACGGCCTGCCCAGCTCCATAGCCGTTCCCGCCGTACCGCTGAACTCCAGTTCCAAGTCAACGGCCGCCGATATCGCCGCTTTGGATGCTGAGCTAAGTAGCGTTACTCTGCCGGCGAAGCCACCCTCTATGCTCATCCAAAGGACACCGTCGCTGGGGGAGCGAGTCCTTTGA
- the LOC27208061 gene encoding integrin beta-nu, with protein MTSLRGRAFLWIYLLFLMAQISHSDADSIDDQCRHADSCERCLSAHLECAWCTDKNYQVGYRCLSRRQLLNYNCSETDIYENQPVLDVLQDKPLKDYETRDQAVQVTPQRAYLKLVKGNTQRIKLSYRTARNNPLDLYVLMDLTWTMRDDKETLEELGAQLSQTLKNLTGNYRLGFGSFADKPTLPMILPQHRENPCAAERATCEPTYGYRHQLSLTDDIPAFTSAVANSKITGNLDNLEGGLDALMQVIVCTKEIGWKEQARKVVILVTDGFMHLAGDGLLAGIIQRNDKQCHLNQAGEYTGSLDYDYPSLEEIYRELLRRKINVIFAVTEEVVSSYWELSGLMKEISYVDILSADSSNILELIKKSYESLIKRTQFADNSPDFIDMAYYTDCGGQFPSLQKRNYCNNVTLGKQIDFYVDVTLKKYPDNQAYTHKIRVEETSLSEFMDLDVELQRPCPCQETPDPENEEGRFLCDYKGYLYCGMCECDEGWTGTYCTCPTDATNVTSNEALLQKCRQPFSDKSTSELVCSNHGDCDCGTCLCDPGYTGPFCECRECLDCDEKLADCFCGQCVCKYGWSGSKCNCNGDTDACVGPTGEICSERGTCQCEECQCEEPYLGKFCEIDPEKDNKLCLFYEPCVTCLIEQKQGMGVCENLTEICSSLDRQETYPYNFVHELDPEQDQCLVRLVNKHGIQCDSFFAYQVVDHSNFLTIQAVDCEPSDYVALVGYISVFTLLIGLLTIFLFLWYIRAKDAREYAKFEEDQKNSVRQENPIYRDPVGRYEVPKALSVKHDENPFAS; from the exons ATGACGTCACTGCGCGGAAGGGCGTTCTTGTGGatatatttgctttttctaATGGCTCAGATCTCTCATTCGGATGCAGATTCAATTG ATGATCAGTGCAGGCACGCGGACAGCTGCGAAAGATGCTTATCCGCTCATCTGGAATGCGCTTGGTGCACGGACAAG AATTACCAAGTGGGATATCGTTGTCTCTCTCGCCGGCAACTACTTAACTACAACTGCAGTGAAACGGATATATACGAGAACCAGCCGGTCCTAGATGTCCTTCAGGATAAGCCCCTAAAGGACTACGAAACCAGGGATCAGGCTGTTCAAGTCACACCCCAGCGGGCATACCTTAAGTTGGTCAAAG GAAACACGCAAAGAATCAAGCTGAGCTATAGAACTGCACGCAACAATCCACTCGACTTGTACGTACTGATGGATCTAACCTGGACAATGAGGGATGACAAGGAAACCCTGGAGGAGTTGGGAGCCCAACTGAGTCAGACTCTAAAAAATCTAACAGGGAACTACAGACTGGGATTCGGTTCCTTCGCGGACAAGCCAACTCTACCCATGATTCTGCCACAGCATAGGGAAAACCCCTGTGCTGCGGAGCGGGCCACGTGTGAACCAACCTATGGATATAGACATCAACTTTCGCTAACCGATGATATACCAGCGTTCACCTCAGCCGTGGCGAACAGCAAAATCACTGGAAACTTGGACAATCTCGAAGGCGGCTTGGACGCTCTGATGCAGGTTATAGTGTGCACCAAGGAAATCGGCTGGAAGGAACAAGCTCGAAAAGTGGTGATCTTAGTGACCGATGGCTTTATGCACTTAGCGGGGGACGGACTTCTAGCAGGTATTATCCAGCGCAATGATAAGCAGTGTCACCTGAATCAAGCAGGTGAGTACACGGGTTCATTGGACTACGACTACCCCTCGCTGGAAGAAATCTATCGGGAGTTGCTTCGTCGCAAGATTAATGTAATCTTTGCTGTCACCGAGGAGGTGGTAAGCAGCTATTGGGAACTCAGTGGCCTAATGAAGGAAATCAGTTACGTGGATATTCTGAGTGCTGATTCCTCTAATATATTGGAACTAATCAAAAAGAG CTATGAGAGTCTGATTAAACGCACTCAGTTTGCCGATAATAGCCCGGATTTTATTGACATGGCTTACTATACGGATTGCGGCGGTCAGTTTCCCAGCTTACAAAAGCGGAATTACTGCAATAACGTCACTCTGGGCAAGCAGATTGATTTCTACGTGGACGTCACCCTCAAGAAATATCCCGATAATCAGGCTTAT ACGCACAAAATCCGGGTGGAGGAAACCTCCTTGAGCGAGTTCATGGATTTGGATGTTGAGCTTCAGCGGCCGTGTCCCTGCCAGGAAACTCCAGATCCGGAAAACGAGGAAGGCCGTTTCCTGTGCGATTATAAGGGCTATTTGTACTGCGGAATGTGCGAATGCGACGAGGGGTGGACTGGGACCTATTGCACTTGTCCCACAGATGCCACAAATGTCACCAGCAATGAAGCTCTGCTCCAGAAATGCCGTCAACCGTTTTCGGATAAATCCACTTCCGAATTGGTTTGCTCCAATCACGGGGACTGTGACTGCGGAACTTGCCTGTGTGATCCTGGATATACGGGTCCTTTTTGCGAGTGTCGCGAATGCCTGGACTGCGATGAAAAGCTGGCGGATTGTTTCTGCGGCCAGTGCGTTTGCAAATACGGATGGTCGGGtagcaaatgcaactgcaatggGGATACCGACGCCTGTGTGGGACCCACTGGCGAAATATGCTCGGAAAGAGGCACCTGCCAGTGCGAGGAGTGCCAGTGTGAGGAGCCGTATTTGGGTAAATTCTGTGAAATCGATCCAGAGAAGGACAACAAACTGTGTTTGTTCTATGAGCCCTGTGTCACATGTCTGATCGAGCAAAAACAGGGAATGGGCGTCTGTGAAAACTTGACTGAAATTTGCAGCAGTTTGGATAGACAAGAAACCTATCCATACAACTTTGTCCACGAGCTGGATCCCGAGCAGGATCAATGCTTGGTGCGACTGGTGAACAAGCATGGCATCCAATGTGACAGCTTCTTCGCCTACCAGGTCGTCGACCACTCAAACTTCTTGACCATCCAGGCAGTTGATTGCGAGCCCTCGGATTACGTGGCTCTGGTGGGATATATATCGGTATTTACTCTGCTCATTGGACTCTTGACCATTTTCCTATTTCTGTGGTACATTCGAGCTAAGGATGCCAGGGAATATGCCAAGTTTGAGGAAGACCAGAAGAACAGTGTCCGACAGGAGAATCCCATTTACAGGGACCCAGTGGGAAGATATGAAGTGCCCAAGGCGCTAAGTGTTAAGCATGATGAGAATCCTTTCGCAAGTTAA
- the LOC6733013 gene encoding KH domain-containing, RNA-binding, signal transduction-associated protein 2-like: METSSELTEKEPLTHDHQPRLNEVARKFLADLDEERKRLSAEFPLCALLIAEAVDRVYGTGRIPGKELYADVYNQKPMKITQTVFVPVNQYPKFNFIGKILGPKGNSLRRLQEETQCKIAIKGRGSMRDRNKEEQLRSTGDPRYAHLQKNLFLEVSTVANPAECYVRIASALAEIRKYLIPDKNDAVSHEQLCEQKEMDPEAAKNSNGLYLEVYRSVLDKKLGGNSNGALTYINPIKRVAGNPPKVGDVEEVMPPSHPPTSYEYRKPLPLIIPENAVAYKRPYPYLTDMKFMREPPIKNFKPNPFKRTNVIKSMMGAHSK, translated from the exons ATGGAAACCTCAAGCGAGTTAACTGAGAAAGAGCCACTTACCCACGACCACCAGCCGCGTTTGAACGAGGTGGCCCGAAAGTTTCTCGCCGATTTGGACGAGGAGCGGAAGCGATTGTCCGCGGAGTTTCCACTTTGCGCACTGCTAATCGCCGAGG CTGTGGACCGTGTCTACGGCACTGGTCGTATTCCCGGCAAGGAGTTATACGCAGACGTGTACAACCAAAAGCCGATGAAGATTACCCAAACGGTCTTTGTGCCCGTCAATCAGTATCCCAAG TTCAACTTCATTGGCAAGATCCTGGGGCCCAAGGGGAACTCGTTGCGTCGCCTTCAGGAGGAGACCCAGTGCAAGATTGCCATCAAGGGTCGCGGTTCGATGCGCGATCGTAACAAAGAGGAGCAGTTGCGCAGCACAGGTGACCCGAGATATGCCCATCTTCAGAAGAATCTCTTTCTGGAGGTCAGCACGGTGGCCAACCCGGCGGAGTGCTATGTCCGCATAGCCTCCGCCCTGGCCGAGATCCGTAAGTATCTTATTCCAGACAAGAACGACGCGGTTTCGCACGAGCAGCTGTGCGAGCAGAAGGAAATGGATCCCGAGGCGGCCAAGAACAGTAACGGACTCTACCTGGAGGTCTACAG ATCTGTCCTCGACAAGAAGTTGGGAGGCAACAGCAATGGGGCTCTCACGTACATCAACCCGATTAAGCGAGTTGCGGGAAATCCACCCAA AGTCGGCGATGTGGAGGAGGTTATGCCCCCCAGTCATCCGCCTACGAGCTATGAGTACAGGAAAC CACTTCCATTAATAATACCGGAAAACGCAGTGGCATATAAACGTCCATATCCGTATCTTACtgacatgaaatttatgcgcGAACCGCCCATCAAGAACTTTAAGCCCAATCCTTTTAAACGGACTAACGTTATAAAATCCATGATGGGAGCACATTCAAAATGA
- the LOC6733026 gene encoding estradiol 17-beta-dehydrogenase 11 isoform X1 yields MEKNNNELSAENAQILANGHAHPNANGVVHPKKKAVAPAADGWRQVLWNTWDAFADVAWFIICCIGYILQDLYYIAFGYPEKELNTDIALITGGGNGLGRLLAERLGKMGTKVVIWDINKKGIAETVQIVEEAGGYCKGYVVDISKKEEVYKAADVIRDEVGDITLLINNAGVVSGLHLLDTPDHLIERSFNVNVMAHFWTTKAFLPKMIENDRGHIATIASLAGHVGISKLVDYCASKFAAVGFDEALRLELEVLGHTNIRTTCICPFFIQATGMFDDVNARWVPTLNPNDVADRVIAAIRKNEKLAVIPGFLKVLLSFKWTFPWGCVGGLLKRLVPDASPHGLPSSIAVPAVPLNSSSKSTAADIAALDAELSSVTLPAKPPSMLIQRTPSLGERVL; encoded by the exons ATggagaaaaacaacaacgagcTGTCCGCCGAGAACGCGCAGATCCTGGCCAACGGACACGCCCACCCCAATGCCAATGGAGTGGTCCACCCTAAAAAGAAGGCAGTCGCTCCTGCTGCCGATGGCTGGCGTCAAGTCCTGTGGAATACCTGGGATGCCTTTGCGGACGTGGCCTGGTTCATCATCTGCTGCATTGGATACATCCTGCAG GATCTTTACTACATTGCCTTCGGCTATCCCGAAAAGGAGCTCAACACAGACATTGCACTGATCACAGGTGGTGGCAACGGACTTGGTCGCCTTCTGGCTGAGAGACTGGGAAAAATGGGAACCAAGGTCGTTATCTGGGACATCAACAAGAAGG GCATTGCGGAAACCGTCCAAATTGTCGAAGAGGCGGGTGGCTATTGCAAGGGCTATGTGGTGGATATATCCAAAAAGGAGGAGGTCTACAAGGCAGCCGATGTCATCAGAGACGAAGTCGGTGAT ATCACTCTGCTGATCAACAATGCGGGCGTTGTATCTGGGCTGCACCTTTTGGATACACCTGACCATCTGATCGAGCGATCGTTCAATGTGAATGTCATGGCACACTTTTGG ACGACAAAAGCGTTTCTGCCCAAAATGATTGAGAATGATCGAGGACATATTGCCACGATCGCCTCGCTGGCCGGCCATGTGGGCATTAGCAAATTGGTCGATTACTGTGCGAGTAAATTCGCAGCG GTTGGCTTTGATGAGGCTTTGAGGCTGGAGCTGGAAGTCCTTGGACATACGAACATCCGAACCACCTGCATCTGCCCCTTCTTCATCCAGGCCACTGGCATGTTCGACGACGTGAATGCCAG ATGGGTACCCACACTGAATCCCAACGATGTGGCCGATCGTGTCATTGCGGCCATCAGGAAGAACGAGAAACTGGCCGTCATTCCCGGTTTCCTGAAGGTCCTCCTCTCCTTCAAGTG GACCTTCCCCTGGGGCTGCGTGGGTGGCTTGCTGAAGCGACTGGTGCCCGACGCCTCCCCCCACGGCCTGCCCAGCTCCATAGCCGTTCCCGCCGTACCGCTGAACTCCAGTTCCAAGTCAACGGCCGCCGATATCGCCGCTTTGGATGCTGAGCTAAGTAGCGTTACTCTGCCGGCGAAGCCACCCTCTATGCTCATCCAAAGGACACCGTCGCTGGGGGAGCGAGTCCTTTGA